The proteins below come from a single Candidatus Eisenbacteria bacterium genomic window:
- a CDS encoding nuclear transport factor 2 family protein, protein MGLVCMALLMPSLVLSEESVEAAIRARVKQYETAYNAGDVEALAKIYTIDATGFGDRGGSLTGLTWVSCSIARNEAQNFVSRSMMK, encoded by the coding sequence GTGGGCCTGGTGTGCATGGCACTTCTCATGCCGAGTCTGGTCTTGAGCGAGGAGTCGGTCGAGGCAGCGATTCGAGCCCGTGTGAAGCAGTATGAGACGGCCTACAACGCGGGCGATGTGGAGGCCTTGGCGAAGATCTATACAATTGATGCGACCGGATTCGGCGACCGGGGTGGGAGCCTCACAGGTTTAACTTGGGTTTCTTGTAGCATTGCTCGAAATGAAGCGCAGAATTTCGTGTCGCGGTCCATGATGAAGTAG
- a CDS encoding ATP-binding protein, with amino-acid sequence MKRRSLAPAIGELAFSDHKIAFVSGPRQCGKTTLAKMMLRERKTGVYHNWDELKFRHLWTQDPSSIIPISRGKDVPLIVLDELHKNRRWKRDLKGVFDTLTKPCDLLVTGSARLNIYMKGSDSLLGRHLSFRLHPFSLREMESSVVLNPDEALNRIFVHGLRRNQRRQDNLAALMNFGPFPEPLLNQDKRKARIWHRNHEQLIVREDLRDLSRLPELGRIEMMIALLPARIGSLFSMASIGRDLEASIPTVKRWIGYLKALYYLFEVKPYHKKIPRALRREGKVYLWDYSAIPNEAARFENLVACHLLKACHFWTDTGEGTFELFYLRNKEKQEIDFLIVRDGVPWLPVEVKLSETMLSPSWRKFAGLLPCKRCIQVVRQPSWNIHDYQGTEILVVGASEALAHLV; translated from the coding sequence ATGAAAAGGAGATCGCTCGCCCCGGCTATTGGAGAACTTGCCTTCTCCGATCACAAAATTGCCTTCGTCTCAGGACCACGACAGTGCGGCAAGACGACATTGGCCAAAATGATGCTGAGAGAGAGGAAAACTGGCGTCTATCACAATTGGGATGAATTGAAATTTCGACATCTTTGGACCCAGGATCCTTCCTCCATAATTCCAATATCTAGAGGCAAAGATGTCCCGCTCATTGTTCTTGACGAACTCCATAAAAACCGCCGGTGGAAGCGCGATCTCAAGGGTGTCTTCGATACCTTGACCAAGCCATGCGATTTATTGGTAACTGGGAGTGCCCGGCTTAACATCTATATGAAGGGAAGCGACAGCCTTTTAGGCCGGCACCTCAGTTTTAGGCTCCACCCCTTTTCGCTTCGAGAGATGGAATCTTCTGTCGTCTTAAATCCTGATGAGGCCCTTAATCGGATTTTCGTTCACGGGCTGCGTAGAAACCAACGGAGGCAAGACAACCTTGCGGCCCTAATGAATTTCGGTCCGTTTCCCGAGCCATTACTAAATCAGGATAAGCGCAAAGCCCGCATTTGGCACAGAAATCATGAGCAGCTTATTGTTCGGGAGGACCTTCGCGATCTCAGCCGCTTACCTGAACTTGGGCGAATTGAAATGATGATTGCTCTGCTTCCGGCGCGCATCGGCTCCCTTTTCAGCATGGCCTCCATCGGCCGGGATTTGGAGGCCAGCATTCCCACCGTGAAACGCTGGATCGGGTATCTCAAAGCTTTGTATTACCTTTTTGAGGTCAAACCCTACCACAAGAAAATCCCCCGCGCACTCCGACGCGAGGGAAAAGTTTACCTTTGGGACTATAGCGCGATTCCAAACGAAGCGGCTCGTTTTGAGAACTTGGTTGCTTGCCATCTCTTAAAGGCTTGTCATTTTTGGACTGATACCGGAGAGGGCACATTTGAACTCTTCTATCTGCGCAATAAGGAAAAACAGGAGATCGATTTCCTCATCGTACGCGACGGCGTTCCCTGGCTTCCCGTAGAAGTAAAACTATCTGAAACTATGTTATCACCGAGTTGGCGCAAGTTCGCAGGTCTACTTCCCTGCAAACGTTGTATTCAAGTTGTGCGCCAACCAAGTTGGAATATTCATGACTACCAAGGCACTGAGATCCTTGTGGTAGGCGCCTCCGAAGCTTTGGCACATCTCGTGTAG
- a CDS encoding Fic family protein has translation MTWSSEAVQSGEYHVLLVVAVFVVRFLAIHPFQDGNGRLSRALTTLLLLRAGYDYVPYSSLERIVEDNKEEYYKALRRAQSTLDQGEATALIGANRNMIKDHLARLVEAGYLARKGRGRGSWYEKV, from the coding sequence GTGACCTGGAGCTCGGAGGCAGTCCAGAGTGGTGAATACCATGTGCTCCTGGTCGTCGCAGTGTTCGTCGTACGATTCCTCGCGATTCACCCCTTCCAGGATGGCAATGGACGTTTGTCTCGAGCGCTGACCACGCTACTCCTTCTGCGGGCCGGTTACGACTATGTGCCCTATTCCTCGCTGGAGCGGATCGTCGAGGACAACAAGGAGGAGTATTACAAAGCCCTGCGGCGCGCCCAATCCACACTCGATCAGGGCGAAGCGACCGCTCTAATCGGGGCCAATCGCAATATGATTAAGGATCATCTTGCTCGACTCGTAGAGGCCGGTTACCTGGCGCGAAAGGGGCGGGGACGTGGGAGTTGGTATGAGAAGGTTTGA
- a CDS encoding zf-HC2 domain-containing protein, which yields MACEKWRDLIIDRLADELGEEDAVLLEQHLADCADCTKEEQRLSRLLHAVLPREEWPEKSAIEDRLAAVLRQRTAAWAPAASAPAGSSALRRRISQGAQQFLLLFRQPMPIYAVFSLVLLAVTTGFWIGHASVPDGSAELYREPVWLSPEDLPPSEQGRGMPVAVPTAERDGNNAGLALVHWPMDSETRFSQTPTDAISLDIAFQPDSL from the coding sequence ATGGCTTGTGAAAAGTGGAGAGACTTGATCATTGACAGGCTCGCGGATGAATTGGGGGAGGAGGATGCCGTTCTGCTCGAGCAACACCTCGCCGATTGCGCCGATTGTACAAAAGAAGAGCAGCGGCTGAGCCGCCTCCTTCATGCGGTGCTCCCCCGTGAAGAATGGCCCGAGAAATCCGCGATAGAAGACCGGCTTGCCGCCGTGCTCCGGCAAAGAACGGCGGCCTGGGCGCCGGCCGCGAGCGCACCGGCCGGATCATCCGCCCTGCGCCGCCGGATATCGCAGGGAGCTCAGCAGTTCTTGCTTCTCTTCCGCCAACCGATGCCGATCTACGCCGTTTTTTCCCTCGTCCTCCTCGCCGTGACCACCGGGTTTTGGATCGGACATGCCAGCGTCCCTGATGGGTCCGCCGAGCTGTACCGGGAACCGGTTTGGCTTTCGCCCGAGGACTTGCCTCCATCCGAACAGGGTCGCGGCATGCCGGTGGCCGTTCCAACCGCGGAGCGGGATGGTAACAACGCCGGCCTGGCATTGGTCCACTGGCCCATGGATTCGGAGACACGCTTCTCACAAACGCCGACCGATGCGATATCTCTGGACATCGCCTTTCAACCGGACAGTTTATAG
- a CDS encoding RNA polymerase sigma factor, producing MSSRKKIQGETAFERWDDLALLQGVGRGCENSFRVLFRRWSPRLGRLLFQITGSRDVAEDLLQETFLRILKAAPQFKPGGSVVSWMYRICANLGYSYWRRRRSSPLLPPGHNDFIGDILAPNHESPDEKFLAGAFASDAQGAIRRLPPNQRMTFLLKIDQGLTYEEIALVLHCPTGTAKSRFHHAVRRLREELSAWDENKIPCWRNQDGL from the coding sequence GTGTCATCGAGAAAAAAAATACAGGGTGAAACGGCATTCGAACGATGGGATGACCTGGCCCTGCTTCAGGGAGTCGGGCGTGGCTGTGAAAACTCTTTCCGGGTTCTCTTCCGCCGATGGTCTCCCCGCCTGGGACGTCTCCTCTTCCAAATCACCGGCTCGCGGGATGTGGCCGAGGATCTGCTTCAAGAGACATTTCTTCGGATCCTTAAGGCGGCGCCGCAATTCAAGCCGGGGGGCAGTGTGGTCTCGTGGATGTACAGGATCTGCGCCAACCTCGGGTACAGCTACTGGAGACGGAGACGCTCCTCCCCCCTGCTCCCACCGGGTCACAATGATTTTATCGGCGATATCCTGGCGCCGAACCACGAAAGCCCCGATGAAAAGTTTCTGGCCGGCGCTTTTGCCAGCGACGCCCAGGGAGCAATCCGGCGCCTGCCGCCGAATCAGCGCATGACTTTTTTGTTAAAGATCGATCAAGGTTTGACCTATGAAGAGATCGCATTGGTGCTCCATTGCCCCACCGGCACGGCCAAGTCGAGATTTCACCACGCCGTCCGCCGGTTGCGCGAGGAGTTGAGCGCCTGGGATGAGAACAAAATCCCTTGCTGGAGGAATCAAGATGGCTTGTGA
- a CDS encoding RNA polymerase sigma factor, with protein sequence MSPLSDAELVAQSQRGNIEAFNSLAARWNEGLYRFIRRMLGNDEEAQDICQEALVKAYQNIDRLRDPAKFSSWVHHIALNLCRDWHRSSRRKMDPQPYYEEGDHHDLQIVEARGDQISTDHEAERTSLSDVLQSVFVQLPMEQRTAILLREYQGFSSQEIAQITGVPPATVRTRIFYGLKSARKMLLERGITEAYL encoded by the coding sequence TTGAGTCCCTTAAGCGATGCCGAACTGGTGGCTCAGTCCCAGAGAGGCAACATAGAGGCTTTCAACAGCTTAGCCGCAAGGTGGAATGAGGGTCTCTACCGCTTCATAAGGAGGATGTTGGGCAATGACGAAGAGGCGCAGGACATCTGCCAGGAAGCCCTGGTCAAAGCCTATCAGAATATCGATCGCCTCCGCGATCCGGCCAAATTTTCCTCTTGGGTCCACCATATCGCCCTTAATCTCTGCCGGGATTGGCATCGATCATCCAGGCGAAAGATGGATCCTCAACCCTACTATGAGGAGGGAGACCACCACGATCTTCAGATCGTTGAAGCCAGGGGAGATCAAATCTCCACAGATCATGAGGCCGAGCGGACCAGTCTGTCGGATGTCTTACAGTCGGTCTTCGTTCAGCTCCCCATGGAACAGCGGACGGCCATTCTGCTGCGCGAGTATCAAGGATTCAGCTCGCAGGAAATTGCGCAGATCACCGGTGTCCCGCCGGCCACCGTCCGAACAAGGATTTTTTATGGGCTCAAGTCAGCACGGAAAATGCTTCTTGAGCGGGGTATCACAGAGGCCTACCTCTAG